From one Butyricimonas faecihominis genomic stretch:
- a CDS encoding SusC/RagA family TonB-linked outer membrane protein, which yields MREKIEKVMKLFWILMCVFTFSVSAESLAQQERVSLNLKDVAVRALFDEIQRQTNLYFVFNTELTDRLGQLSVNVKDETVENVLQQILKGTGLTYKFRGDLIVIQQEDKKEDVKKGKRIVGIVIDENSGDVLPGVTVKLCSESSVALGTATDYQGRFVLTLPVVKGALEFSFVGYETQKMNFTEKTDSLRVVLREKMNELEDVVVTGYQQIDRRHLTAAVTTVKMSDIDVPGVNRIDQMLEGRIPGMTFMQNSGQVGATPKLRIRGTSSILGNQEPLWVVDGIIQQDPVNIDPQQLNDLDFVNLLGNAIAGLNPDDVEQIDVLKDAAATALYGVRAANGVIVITTKKGKVGPPKLSYSLTGTFSTRPRYSDRGVNLMNSKERVDVSRELMERGVRYTGVYNSFTDWIGYEKAYLDYFKYGSISFNDFKERSAYYETLNTDWLDLLCRDVFSHNHSLSISGGNESAKYYASFGYANEEGNIKGEKNERYTASVRVTVQHKRLQMQFGVSGNVQDKTYNPSDLGIMNYAYNMTRAIPLYGEDGELYTYKKGNYPFNIIREMEESDYTINQRNASANAQVQYRFTDAFKLIGTASYSMGTSDDETWYGENSNYILKLKDANSSMTRSECPFGGELKTNSNRSSSYTFRVQADYSKFWDKNKDHFTNASIGWELSSSKYNTTANTERGYLKDRGMTFAALKGEDYSKYPKYFDWVIRNYPKYSKSLTNTTSFYLTLTYSYKDRYIFNVNSRADWSNAFGSRSNEKLFPVWSFSGRWNMTNDVVKNVSWINNLALRVSYGIQGNMQNNQPTQLIINKGGYDSSKGGYISTVEKFPNPDLKWEKTYSFNAGIDFSFLKDKIQGSISGYYKKTVDAFLSKTVCDVNGVTTYVVNSGNVENKGIELSLNFNPINRAVSANGKRGFVWRFDPQIGQTLNKLLNDRIKRKDKTLQDELTLSQFLNGSVQLSGTPLNTFFSFKYAGLDNQGKPTFKDLEADRAEELHEKYKNLSKKDVWLAVLDESGTRVPVLQGGFNNYFGYRSFSLTVNFSYSIGNKIRLLRIASGEYSAVSPKPMQNLRREFVNRWRNPGDEKITDIPALDIEGGQDKGWWNANKYKVEWEPSGSATIYSMYDDSDLRVASGNYLRLQSLSLRYLFPRALAKKLGFSSGYLSLSGSNLFTWCSKDLKGQSPEQSGTSSVVNISVRPKYSLNLNVVF from the coding sequence ATGAGAGAAAAAATTGAAAAAGTGATGAAACTTTTCTGGATTTTAATGTGTGTGTTCACCTTTTCTGTTTCGGCGGAATCGCTTGCTCAACAGGAAAGAGTCAGTCTGAATCTGAAAGACGTGGCGGTACGGGCTTTGTTTGACGAGATTCAGAGGCAAACGAATCTGTATTTTGTTTTTAACACGGAGTTGACGGATCGGCTGGGACAGTTGTCCGTGAACGTGAAGGACGAGACGGTGGAAAACGTGTTGCAACAGATTCTGAAAGGAACGGGATTGACTTACAAGTTCCGGGGAGATCTGATCGTGATTCAACAGGAGGATAAGAAAGAGGATGTAAAAAAAGGCAAGAGAATAGTCGGAATAGTTATTGATGAGAACTCGGGTGATGTTTTACCGGGTGTAACCGTAAAATTATGTTCGGAATCTTCTGTGGCTTTAGGGACGGCGACGGATTATCAGGGGCGTTTTGTATTGACATTGCCCGTGGTCAAGGGTGCATTGGAGTTCTCTTTCGTGGGTTACGAGACTCAGAAAATGAATTTTACGGAGAAGACGGATAGCTTGAGAGTGGTGTTGAGAGAGAAAATGAACGAGTTGGAGGATGTTGTGGTGACCGGTTATCAGCAAATTGATCGGCGACATTTGACTGCAGCTGTTACGACTGTTAAAATGAGTGATATTGATGTCCCGGGCGTAAATCGTATCGACCAGATGCTGGAAGGACGTATTCCCGGTATGACTTTTATGCAGAATAGCGGTCAGGTGGGAGCTACTCCGAAATTGAGAATACGGGGAACTTCTTCTATTTTGGGTAATCAGGAACCGTTGTGGGTAGTGGATGGAATTATTCAGCAAGATCCGGTGAATATTGATCCCCAACAGTTGAATGATTTGGATTTCGTGAATTTGTTGGGGAACGCTATTGCCGGGTTGAATCCGGATGACGTGGAGCAGATTGACGTGTTGAAGGATGCGGCTGCCACAGCATTGTATGGGGTGCGGGCTGCCAATGGAGTTATCGTTATCACCACGAAAAAAGGGAAGGTGGGTCCCCCGAAATTATCATATTCGTTGACAGGTACGTTTTCTACTCGTCCTCGGTATTCGGATAGAGGGGTGAATTTGATGAATTCCAAGGAAAGAGTAGATGTTTCCCGGGAATTGATGGAACGAGGAGTTCGTTATACTGGTGTTTACAATAGTTTTACGGATTGGATTGGGTACGAGAAGGCATATCTGGATTATTTTAAATATGGTTCTATTAGTTTCAATGATTTTAAAGAGCGTTCCGCTTATTACGAGACGTTGAATACCGACTGGCTTGATCTTTTGTGTCGGGATGTGTTCTCGCATAATCACTCATTGAGTATCAGTGGAGGAAATGAGAGTGCTAAATATTATGCTTCTTTTGGATATGCAAATGAAGAGGGGAATATTAAAGGGGAGAAGAATGAGCGTTACACGGCAAGTGTACGAGTAACTGTGCAACATAAGAGATTGCAAATGCAATTCGGCGTTTCCGGTAATGTTCAGGATAAAACCTATAATCCTAGTGATTTAGGTATTATGAATTATGCTTATAATATGACCCGGGCGATTCCTCTCTACGGTGAGGACGGGGAGTTGTACACGTATAAAAAGGGGAATTATCCATTTAATATCATTCGGGAAATGGAGGAGTCTGATTATACAATTAATCAGAGGAATGCGAGTGCGAATGCACAAGTCCAGTATCGTTTTACAGATGCATTCAAGTTAATAGGTACGGCTTCTTATTCCATGGGAACTTCCGATGATGAAACGTGGTATGGCGAGAACTCGAATTATATCCTTAAATTGAAAGATGCGAATTCGTCCATGACTAGGAGTGAATGTCCTTTTGGTGGGGAGTTGAAAACAAATTCAAATCGTAGTAGTTCTTATACATTCCGGGTACAAGCGGATTACAGCAAGTTTTGGGATAAAAATAAGGACCATTTTACGAATGCTTCTATCGGTTGGGAATTGTCATCTTCTAAATATAATACTACGGCAAACACGGAGCGGGGGTATCTGAAAGATCGGGGAATGACTTTCGCCGCGTTAAAAGGGGAGGATTATTCCAAGTATCCGAAATATTTTGATTGGGTGATTCGGAATTATCCGAAATATAGTAAATCATTGACGAATACAACGTCGTTTTATCTTACGCTAACGTATAGTTACAAGGATCGGTATATTTTTAACGTGAATTCCCGAGCCGATTGGTCTAACGCATTCGGGAGTCGTAGTAACGAGAAACTTTTTCCGGTATGGTCTTTTTCCGGGCGTTGGAATATGACGAATGATGTCGTGAAGAATGTGAGTTGGATTAATAATCTGGCTCTACGCGTGTCTTACGGTATTCAGGGGAATATGCAAAATAATCAACCGACTCAATTAATTATCAATAAAGGCGGGTATGATTCTTCAAAAGGAGGATATATTTCAACTGTGGAGAAGTTTCCTAATCCTGATTTAAAATGGGAAAAGACGTATTCTTTTAATGCCGGGATAGATTTCAGTTTCCTTAAAGATAAAATTCAGGGTTCTATTTCCGGTTATTATAAAAAGACCGTGGATGCCTTTTTGTCCAAGACCGTGTGTGACGTGAATGGGGTGACAACTTATGTCGTGAATTCCGGTAATGTTGAAAACAAAGGTATAGAGTTGTCTTTGAACTTTAATCCGATTAACCGTGCTGTCTCGGCTAATGGGAAAAGAGGTTTTGTCTGGCGTTTTGATCCACAGATCGGGCAGACATTGAATAAGTTGTTAAACGATCGTATCAAACGGAAAGATAAAACGTTACAAGATGAATTGACTCTGTCGCAGTTTTTGAATGGTTCTGTTCAATTGTCCGGAACTCCGCTGAACACTTTCTTTTCATTCAAGTATGCCGGGTTGGATAATCAAGGGAAACCGACATTTAAGGATTTGGAGGCAGATCGGGCGGAGGAATTACATGAAAAGTACAAGAATTTGTCTAAGAAGGATGTGTGGTTGGCCGTGCTAGATGAGTCCGGAACTCGGGTGCCTGTTCTTCAGGGTGGTTTTAATAATTATTTTGGTTACCGAAGTTTTAGTTTAACGGTTAATTTTTCTTATAGCATCGGTAATAAAATTAGATTGTTACGAATTGCTTCCGGAGAATATAGTGCGGTGTCTCCCAAACCGATGCAAAATTTGCGCCGGGAGTTTGTGAATCGTTGGAGAAATCCGGGAGATGAAAAAATAACCGATATTCCGGCTCTGGATATAGAAGGTGGTCAGGATAAAGGATGGTGGAATGCTAATAAATATAAAGTTGAATGGGAGCCAAGTGGCAGTGCCACGATATATTCTATGTATGATGATTCAGACTTGAGGGTCGCGAGCGGGAATTATTTGCGTTTGCAATCTTTGTCCTTACGTTATTTGTTCCCAAGGGCGTTGGCTAAGAAGTTAGGTTTTTCTTCCGGTTATTTATCCTTGTCCGGTTCGAATTTGTTTACTTGGTGTAGTAAGGACCTGAAGGGGCAATCTCCGGAACAATCTGGAACTTCCAGCGTGGTTAATATATCTGTCCGTCCGAAGTATTCGCTTAATTTGAATGTTGTTTTTTAA
- a CDS encoding RNA polymerase sigma-70 factor → MDDLNSIFIRQINEKQEKAFHELFLRFFNYLVVYAMRRVQRRDVAEDIVQEVFVNVWEGNKEFNSYVGFRAFLYNAVANRCMDYLKHQVVEDRYAAAVMKEEHEWDELDMAEEEMYRELHLVVQELPERSRAVFELHLEGKKNEEIAQLLALSVLTVKSYKKNAMQYLRKRLGDAHFLLLVGTFF, encoded by the coding sequence ATGGATGATTTGAATAGTATATTTATCCGTCAAATAAACGAAAAACAGGAAAAAGCTTTTCATGAGTTGTTTCTGCGTTTTTTTAATTATCTCGTTGTGTATGCCATGAGGCGAGTACAGCGACGGGATGTGGCGGAGGATATTGTGCAGGAGGTTTTCGTGAATGTGTGGGAGGGAAATAAGGAGTTTAACTCGTATGTCGGTTTCAGGGCTTTTCTTTATAATGCTGTGGCGAATAGATGCATGGATTATTTAAAACATCAAGTTGTAGAAGACCGATATGCTGCGGCGGTCATGAAAGAGGAGCATGAATGGGATGAGCTGGATATGGCAGAAGAGGAGATGTACCGGGAGTTACATCTCGTGGTGCAGGAATTGCCGGAGCGAAGTCGTGCGGTGTTTGAATTACATTTGGAAGGGAAGAAGAACGAGGAGATTGCTCAATTGCTTGCTTTATCAGTACTTACCGTGAAATCCTACAAGAAAAATGCCATGCAATATTTAAGAAAGCGCTTGGGTGATGCACATTTTTTATTATTAGTCGGTACATTTTTTTAA
- a CDS encoding thioredoxin family protein, which translates to MKKILIFCLIVCSLSRLEAQEQGVQFQELTFQEALNKAKAENKLVFVDCYTSWCGPCKYMLNNVFVLPEVGAFFNEHFVNVKYDMEQGEGRYLNGRFHVRSYPTFLMIRPDGAVQHRIVGSRKTENFMECVKRGAEERTSRYYLEKLYKEGKLDVEQRTLYRKSLEDAGDRDEVKALTGEEFKQLSDQEKCLPENWYLYDQDEVGPQDERFAYVLAHKADFDKQIGKKVVDKRLYDNYYGLLTGLKSNVQVDDLFAFLSKQLETVDFVGKEGILLSLHFVKAQNSQNIDDMLCLLEKDVQNLPHAFLWKAPFLDFIIEKGSEEQIARYVALEERMINALDNDKMKNITKEFFAKYRSKLN; encoded by the coding sequence ATGAAAAAAATTCTGATATTTTGTTTGATAGTATGTAGCCTCTCACGGCTTGAAGCTCAAGAGCAGGGAGTCCAATTTCAAGAGTTAACTTTTCAGGAAGCACTAAATAAAGCAAAAGCTGAAAACAAACTTGTTTTTGTGGATTGCTACACCAGTTGGTGTGGCCCCTGTAAATATATGTTGAATAATGTCTTTGTTCTTCCGGAGGTGGGTGCGTTTTTCAACGAGCATTTCGTGAATGTGAAATATGATATGGAGCAAGGGGAAGGGAGATATTTAAACGGGCGTTTTCATGTTAGATCTTACCCGACATTCCTGATGATTCGTCCCGATGGAGCCGTGCAACACCGGATCGTGGGTTCCCGGAAAACAGAAAACTTCATGGAGTGTGTTAAACGGGGAGCTGAAGAAAGGACTTCCCGTTATTATCTGGAAAAGCTCTATAAAGAGGGAAAATTAGATGTGGAACAACGTACTTTGTATCGTAAAAGTTTGGAGGATGCTGGAGACCGGGATGAGGTGAAGGCATTAACAGGGGAAGAGTTCAAACAACTTTCCGATCAAGAAAAATGTTTACCGGAGAATTGGTATCTGTATGATCAAGATGAAGTTGGTCCTCAAGACGAGCGATTTGCTTATGTACTAGCTCATAAAGCAGATTTCGATAAGCAAATCGGTAAGAAGGTGGTGGATAAAAGATTGTATGATAATTATTATGGTTTACTCACGGGATTGAAATCCAATGTTCAGGTGGATGATCTGTTTGCTTTTTTGAGTAAGCAGTTAGAGACGGTTGATTTTGTCGGTAAGGAAGGCATCCTTTTATCTCTTCACTTTGTGAAAGCTCAGAATAGCCAGAATATAGACGATATGCTTTGTCTGTTAGAAAAAGATGTGCAGAATTTGCCGCATGCTTTTTTGTGGAAAGCTCCTTTCCTTGATTTTATCATAGAAAAAGGAAGTGAAGAACAGATCGCACGTTATGTCGCTTTGGAAGAAAGAATGATAAATGCATTGGATAATGATAAGATGAAGAATATTACGAAAGAGTTTTTTGCGAAATATCGTTCTAAATTAAATTGA
- a CDS encoding FecR family protein, translating to MIIDMDYKNEIGHLLQKYFSGTIMPDEQRLLDSWMKEKEEHKQLFDRLRKDTRFAEEYGIFREVDTTRAWETFRVKNGLRRQRRMTTWIKYAAVIALPLLIAGVWLLFPRGGERSIPVAQNTKIVKREESPVLEVVGGGKVILEKEKDKMIEAGRGVDVQQSSGMLVYSDSVVSEYVDTNVLRIPKGGEFKLQLADGTRVYLNSATDLRYPVAFTGPERRVYLKGEAYFEVAKDVEHPFIVVTDDVQVRVYGTSFNVNTLGADGVRTVLVEGKVGIRGQDLDREYVLKPNELAFYDRNSRDMKIETVDPDLYTLWRKGIFVFERETLENIMNTLSLWYDMEVFFQSESAKQLHFSGHMKRYEQIEDILHAITDATGVVFTINDRTVCVSR from the coding sequence ATGATCATAGATATGGACTATAAAAATGAAATAGGTCATTTGCTTCAAAAATATTTCTCTGGAACGATCATGCCGGACGAACAGCGTTTGTTGGATAGTTGGATGAAGGAGAAGGAAGAGCATAAGCAGTTGTTCGATAGATTGCGGAAAGATACTCGTTTCGCGGAGGAATACGGGATATTTCGTGAGGTGGATACGACTCGGGCTTGGGAGACTTTCCGTGTGAAAAACGGGCTGAGGCGACAACGACGGATGACTACATGGATCAAATATGCGGCTGTAATTGCATTACCTTTGCTTATTGCTGGGGTATGGCTGTTGTTTCCTCGTGGAGGAGAGCGATCAATACCGGTGGCTCAAAATACGAAAATCGTGAAACGGGAGGAGAGTCCTGTTTTGGAGGTTGTTGGTGGAGGTAAAGTGATACTGGAGAAGGAAAAGGATAAAATGATAGAGGCGGGTAGGGGCGTTGACGTTCAACAAAGTTCCGGAATGCTGGTGTATTCGGATTCGGTTGTGTCAGAGTATGTGGATACGAATGTGTTGAGGATTCCCAAGGGTGGTGAGTTTAAGTTACAATTAGCAGATGGGACACGGGTGTATTTGAATTCAGCGACGGATTTAAGGTATCCGGTGGCTTTTACCGGGCCGGAACGACGGGTGTACTTGAAAGGAGAGGCTTATTTCGAGGTCGCAAAAGATGTGGAACATCCGTTTATCGTGGTTACGGATGATGTACAAGTACGGGTGTACGGGACTTCGTTCAATGTGAATACGCTTGGTGCTGATGGGGTTCGTACTGTGCTGGTGGAAGGAAAAGTAGGGATTCGAGGTCAGGATTTGGACCGGGAGTACGTGTTGAAACCGAACGAGCTTGCATTTTATGACCGGAATTCCCGTGATATGAAAATTGAAACAGTTGATCCCGATTTATATACTCTTTGGCGAAAAGGAATTTTCGTGTTCGAGCGGGAGACATTGGAAAATATCATGAATACTCTTTCTTTATGGTATGACATGGAGGTGTTTTTCCAGTCGGAGAGTGCCAAGCAGTTGCATTTTTCGGGACATATGAAACGTTATGAACAGATTGAAGATATTTTGCACGCGATAACGGATGCTACGGGGGTCGTGTTTACGATAAACGATAGAACCGTATGTGTATCAAGATAA
- a CDS encoding RagB/SusD family nutrient uptake outer membrane protein, which translates to MKKYSILWFAVLLCGLSTSCKDFLNEYSQNLAYIETASDLEELLLGSGYQDPAMTICPGAAIATFGNKTQNRDFMTCIHLMDDDIKEAPAPVAKEYKTRSWQIVAGYYRWADDPAIGLTGIAVQDYIWADFYRRIAVLNSIISAIPEQRSKHKFGEEETLNQVGGETYFLRAWYYFMLTNIYGAPYDKSNPNATWGVPLKLSEEVIDIYYSRNTVGEVYASIEADLKKAIEFFKLLSSPRKNAQHGSIDACYALLSRVYLYMERYEDCIEVANKIEGYGVKSLSSLPVTESFATLESVETIFSHGPHEAYWIFGDDAELEISSRIDIDHLLATGEIVMITTRTVKQNGWSYACSPEFEGLFDENDYRLNRFFSRTRYAKNLVPRKYKSKISISEYDPVSMDTVVYANTGTPASTGGWLRYPEILLNKAEAQACLGQSEAVSTLRSLMQYRYKKMPTIPSGGKELVDFVRLERRKELCYEGHRWFDLRRYAVNNTYPCKRAIEHVCYQIATDAGGSVIAEKVGETTLEEYNDNSFGSWMIPIPQSVIEFCDGNMKNPVRGGVTANFVIEKEEEETL; encoded by the coding sequence ATGAAAAAATATAGTATATTATGGTTTGCAGTTTTACTTTGTGGATTATCTACCTCATGTAAAGATTTTTTGAACGAGTATTCACAAAACTTGGCTTATATTGAAACCGCTTCGGATTTGGAGGAGTTGTTGTTGGGAAGTGGTTACCAAGACCCCGCCATGACGATTTGTCCGGGAGCGGCAATAGCTACATTTGGAAATAAGACACAGAATCGAGATTTTATGACGTGTATCCATTTGATGGATGATGATATAAAAGAAGCTCCAGCTCCGGTTGCAAAGGAATATAAAACAAGATCGTGGCAAATCGTGGCAGGATATTACCGATGGGCGGATGATCCCGCTATCGGTTTGACGGGGATAGCGGTGCAAGATTATATATGGGCGGACTTTTATAGACGTATCGCTGTTTTGAACTCGATCATTTCAGCCATACCGGAACAACGGTCAAAGCATAAGTTCGGCGAGGAGGAGACGTTGAATCAAGTGGGGGGAGAGACTTATTTTTTGAGAGCTTGGTATTATTTTATGTTGACAAATATATACGGGGCTCCATACGATAAGAGTAATCCGAATGCTACTTGGGGTGTTCCTTTAAAATTGTCGGAAGAAGTGATCGATATTTATTATTCACGAAATACGGTAGGTGAGGTTTACGCATCTATCGAGGCAGACTTGAAAAAAGCAATCGAGTTTTTTAAGTTGTTGTCTTCACCTAGGAAAAATGCCCAGCATGGAAGTATTGATGCTTGTTACGCTTTGTTGAGTCGGGTTTATCTTTACATGGAAAGATATGAAGATTGTATTGAGGTTGCGAATAAGATAGAGGGATACGGGGTGAAGAGTTTGAGTTCTTTGCCTGTCACCGAATCTTTTGCAACTTTGGAATCCGTGGAGACGATATTTTCCCACGGGCCACACGAGGCGTATTGGATTTTTGGAGATGATGCAGAGTTAGAGATATCTAGTCGAATAGATATAGATCATTTATTAGCCACTGGTGAGATCGTTATGATAACGACTCGTACGGTGAAACAGAACGGCTGGTCGTATGCTTGTTCGCCCGAATTCGAGGGATTGTTTGATGAGAATGACTATCGTTTAAACCGTTTCTTCAGTCGGACGCGTTATGCGAAGAATTTGGTTCCCCGAAAGTATAAGTCAAAAATATCTATTTCCGAGTATGATCCGGTAAGTATGGATACGGTTGTTTATGCAAATACCGGAACCCCTGCGTCAACTGGAGGGTGGTTACGATATCCCGAGATCCTTTTGAATAAGGCCGAGGCGCAGGCTTGTTTGGGACAATCGGAAGCTGTAAGCACGTTAAGGAGTTTGATGCAATATCGTTATAAAAAGATGCCAACGATTCCTTCCGGAGGAAAGGAACTTGTTGATTTTGTACGATTAGAACGGCGGAAAGAGTTATGTTACGAGGGACACCGTTGGTTTGATCTTCGTCGTTATGCTGTGAACAATACTTATCCATGTAAACGGGCCATAGAACATGTATGTTATCAAATTGCAACGGATGCGGGTGGGAGCGTAATAGCCGAGAAGGTGGGAGAGACAACGTTGGAAGAATATAATGATAATAGTTTTGGTTCATGGATGATCCCTATCCCGCAAAGTGTCATCGAATTTTGCGATGGTAATATGAAAAACCCTGTGAGAGGTGGAGTTACGGCAAATTTTGTAATTGAAAAAGAAGAGGAGGAAACGCTATGA
- a CDS encoding TlpA family protein disulfide reductase gives MKLNVFIVIKEIFVLCIALLFAACGSGNKLHEHDNELAKLSLDAFAEVKGQVHREKMDEVGLYEVVNGAETLISKTRVGKNGWYGFAIEPARPGFYTVGGEKTSERIRVYLEAGDRAEVNILEDTLVITNRNTPENLLLARWESIFEPVRRRVDHKDFIFFTYKELFPYYMDFLPKVEEFKREIRSENPFFEELLRQTVEYDVEYFALRILSAVKVDRAVMRGCRPEPGDYPDYYSTLVSKDKLNDSSLLRQPYGVDYLMSYTNLALQKLNRKQTIVDQLEWVPCDLLKAEIVLRHAGWAKTYEKYDEIVTYFSKYLTTESHHRRMDELSAKLYVGNKGAKAADFTYPDRNGKLVSLSDFKGKVVVVDVWATWCGPCRKEIPYLIKLEEEMRGKDVVFIGVSVDEKKDHQAWLDVLDKEGLEGIQLFASGWSQIVKDYKIKGIPRFMVFDRQGKVVTIDSPRPSDPRLKALLDAELEK, from the coding sequence ATGAAATTGAATGTTTTTATTGTAATCAAGGAGATCTTTGTTCTTTGTATTGCGTTGCTTTTTGCCGCTTGTGGTAGTGGGAATAAGTTACATGAACATGATAATGAGTTGGCTAAACTGTCATTGGACGCCTTTGCCGAAGTAAAGGGACAGGTGCATCGGGAAAAAATGGACGAGGTCGGGTTGTATGAAGTGGTGAATGGTGCCGAGACGTTGATTAGTAAAACTCGGGTGGGGAAGAACGGGTGGTACGGGTTTGCGATAGAGCCTGCTCGTCCCGGATTCTACACGGTTGGGGGTGAAAAAACGAGTGAACGAATCCGAGTTTATTTAGAGGCAGGAGACCGGGCAGAGGTGAATATATTGGAAGATACGTTAGTTATAACGAATCGTAATACTCCCGAGAATTTATTGCTAGCCCGGTGGGAGAGCATATTTGAACCAGTGCGTCGGAGGGTGGATCATAAGGATTTTATCTTTTTCACGTATAAAGAGTTATTCCCGTATTACATGGATTTTTTGCCGAAAGTAGAGGAGTTTAAGAGGGAGATTCGTTCTGAGAATCCGTTTTTTGAAGAGTTGCTGAGGCAAACCGTGGAGTATGACGTGGAGTATTTTGCATTGAGGATATTATCGGCTGTCAAGGTGGATCGGGCTGTGATGAGAGGATGTCGTCCCGAGCCGGGGGATTATCCTGATTATTATTCTACGTTAGTGTCGAAAGATAAATTGAACGACAGCAGCTTGTTGCGGCAGCCTTACGGGGTAGATTATTTGATGAGCTACACGAATCTTGCGTTGCAAAAGCTTAACCGGAAGCAAACCATTGTTGATCAATTGGAATGGGTTCCGTGTGATCTACTGAAGGCGGAGATCGTGTTAAGGCATGCCGGGTGGGCGAAAACGTACGAGAAATATGATGAGATCGTAACTTATTTTTCTAAGTATTTGACAACAGAAAGTCATCATCGGAGGATGGATGAACTGAGTGCTAAATTGTACGTGGGGAATAAGGGAGCAAAAGCAGCGGATTTTACTTATCCGGATCGGAACGGGAAATTGGTTTCTCTTTCGGATTTCAAGGGGAAAGTGGTCGTGGTGGATGTTTGGGCAACTTGGTGTGGTCCTTGTCGGAAAGAGATACCGTATTTAATTAAGCTGGAAGAAGAGATGCGGGGCAAAGATGTTGTTTTTATAGGGGTGTCCGTGGATGAAAAGAAAGATCATCAGGCTTGGTTGGATGTGTTGGATAAAGAGGGACTGGAAGGCATACAATTATTTGCCAGTGGTTGGAGCCAGATCGTCAAAGATTATAAAATTAAGGGGATTCCTCGTTTTATGGTGTTTGATCGCCAAGGAAAGGTGGTTACGATTGATTCTCCTCGTCCTTCTGATCCGAGGTTAAAGGCATTATTGGATGCGGAATTAGAAAAATAA
- a CDS encoding TlpA family protein disulfide reductase, with product MKKVLLLITAVCCVVAVCAQDFTAIKGKVKDQWLSQVKLFKTVDGTPVVCAVSRVEADGSFGFLVKPEKPGFYVIGEDERMNFPVYVKGGEEINIELQENKANLIGKNTRENVQLYKWVEYAYHVWLKSVFFDRVFSTYEDFFPDFEKFVAGLSELKAGLKSGNKEFDALLREWIDYATDYYAVVFLQTPRSKHPKVSDRPEYYKQIINSKKFADERVLDFPNGITMLRLYSIFAVNEKDVNPADKALYEQTCLEAIPSDRLRGEFVVSRFFSEYRTYEEYLDGMKRFEKYWLSPSLKARAEAVGTKLYKTRAGGVAADFTYPDVNGKQVSLSDFKGKVVLIDVWATWCAPCRGEIPHLKKLEEEMKGMDVIFLGVSVDEARNKQKWLDFIEQEKLGGIQVFASGWSKITKDYKINGIPRFIVIDRKGNVVSFDAPRPSNPALKKMLEGALGK from the coding sequence ATGAAAAAGGTATTATTATTGATCACGGCAGTTTGCTGTGTTGTAGCAGTGTGTGCTCAGGATTTCACGGCAATCAAAGGAAAAGTGAAGGATCAATGGTTGTCACAGGTTAAATTATTTAAGACCGTGGATGGGACTCCGGTGGTGTGTGCGGTAAGTCGGGTGGAGGCGGATGGTAGTTTCGGTTTTCTGGTTAAGCCCGAGAAACCCGGGTTTTACGTGATAGGGGAGGATGAGCGGATGAATTTCCCCGTGTACGTGAAAGGGGGGGAAGAAATAAATATCGAGTTACAAGAAAACAAGGCTAACTTGATAGGCAAGAACACGAGGGAGAACGTGCAATTGTATAAATGGGTGGAATATGCTTATCATGTATGGCTGAAGAGTGTGTTTTTTGATAGAGTATTCAGCACGTATGAGGATTTCTTTCCTGATTTTGAAAAGTTTGTTGCCGGGTTGTCGGAGTTGAAGGCTGGTTTGAAGAGTGGTAACAAGGAGTTCGATGCATTGCTGAGAGAGTGGATTGATTATGCCACGGATTATTATGCTGTTGTTTTTTTACAAACCCCTCGATCGAAACATCCGAAGGTGTCTGATCGACCTGAGTATTACAAGCAGATTATTAATTCGAAGAAATTTGCGGATGAACGTGTGTTGGATTTTCCGAATGGAATTACGATGCTGAGATTGTACTCTATTTTTGCTGTGAACGAGAAGGATGTAAATCCGGCGGATAAGGCCTTGTACGAGCAGACTTGTTTGGAGGCGATCCCAAGTGATCGGCTGAGAGGGGAGTTTGTTGTAAGTCGTTTTTTTTCTGAGTATCGCACGTACGAGGAGTATTTGGACGGGATGAAGAGGTTCGAAAAATATTGGTTATCTCCCTCTTTAAAAGCCCGAGCGGAAGCAGTGGGAACTAAGTTGTACAAGACCCGTGCAGGAGGTGTCGCTGCTGATTTTACTTATCCGGATGTGAACGGTAAACAAGTGTCACTTTCTGATTTTAAGGGTAAGGTGGTGTTGATTGATGTCTGGGCAACTTGGTGCGCTCCTTGCCGGGGAGAGATCCCGCATTTGAAAAAATTGGAGGAGGAGATGAAGGGTATGGATGTCATTTTCTTGGGAGTGTCCGTGGATGAGGCTAGAAATAAACAAAAATGGTTAGATTTTATAGAGCAGGAGAAGTTAGGAGGTATTCAAGTTTTTGCTAGCGGTTGGAGTAAAATTACAAAGGATTACAAGATTAACGGGATTCCGCGTTTTATCGTGATCGACCGGAAGGGGAACGTGGTTTCTTTTGATGCTCCTCGTCCTTCGAATCCAGCTTTGAAAAAGATGTTGGAGGGTGCGTTAGGCAAGTAA